One genomic window of Gammaproteobacteria bacterium CG11_big_fil_rev_8_21_14_0_20_46_22 includes the following:
- a CDS encoding 30S ribosomal protein S21: MPMVRVKEHEAFDAALRRFKRSCEKAGVISETRRHEFHEKDTWKRKRAAAAARKRLLKRLSKERPMPLRGAKGKSKSVRKKR; this comes from the coding sequence ATGCCAATGGTTCGCGTAAAAGAACACGAAGCCTTTGATGCCGCACTGCGCCGTTTTAAACGTAGCTGTGAAAAAGCCGGTGTCATCAGTGAAACCCGCCGTCACGAATTCCACGAAAAAGACACGTGGAAACGTAAACGTGCCGCTGCTGCTGCTCGCAAGCGTTTGCTTAAACGCTTATCAAAAGAGCGCCCTATGCCACTTCGTGGCGCCAAAGGCAAAAGCAAAAGCGTTCGCAAAAAGCGATAA
- a CDS encoding glutamyl-tRNA amidotransferase — protein MSLRDRITQDMKTAMREQNKSRLAAIRLILADIKKKEIDEQTTLDDAAIMALLSKMVKQRRDAITQYESANRPELAEKEAAEIEVIEHYLPKAASEDEVQAIIAEAIAQTDAASIQDMGKVMGIVKTKLAGRADMGQISQAIKAKLS, from the coding sequence ATGAGTCTTAGGGATCGCATCACACAGGATATGAAAACCGCTATGCGCGAACAAAACAAATCGCGCCTAGCGGCTATTCGCCTCATTCTTGCTGATATCAAAAAGAAAGAAATCGACGAGCAAACCACATTAGATGATGCGGCCATCATGGCTTTACTCAGCAAAATGGTGAAACAACGCCGCGATGCCATCACACAATACGAATCAGCCAACCGCCCAGAGCTTGCCGAAAAGGAAGCCGCGGAAATTGAGGTGATCGAGCATTACCTTCCCAAAGCCGCTAGCGAAGATGAAGTTCAGGCTATCATCGCTGAAGCCATTGCCCAAACGGATGCAGCATCCATTCAGGACATGGGCAAAGTCATGGGCATTGTGAAAACAAAACTCGCTGGGCGCGCCGACATGGGCCAAATTAGCCAAGCTATTAAAGCCAAACTCAGTTAA